Proteins from one Ciona intestinalis unplaced genomic scaffold, KH HT000075.2, whole genome shotgun sequence genomic window:
- the LOC100177376 gene encoding DNA ligase 1-like isoform X1, which translates to MTNDVDDIFKSFVDNKLKQFGMNGLPNAAESLEESMKRAMDAKVGLKSDKNINTYEETDKEKKEKKAKKKKKHKEEKSKKKKRKREKEENSDDQSKMEIEPKKLKKSLLVNENDQEGEIEKKTVTCYHETVTKLKEIEKLSIGEKKNNGNLSKTENSVKQEEKNVLLNSSVMPGANQCVKTVQKGTDLKVNDQKVGDSYEKNENGIRISKPEILSPVPAVKSDSNTSETQKTAVNCPVEKLQEITAAKSSSAQELKTTIKIHDSNNVSEAKVGKNNQKTDLKGEISSQKNEDSNKGGTAEENGHAQDQDLENTEEDHIQDQGQGLQDTEDTTIDIDIIDQDQEINTETVHHQDIEEKKNRPKYLKKTKSNCLKLQKQTY; encoded by the exons ATGACGAACGACGTAGACGATATTTTCAAGTCATTTGTGGATAACAAGCTGAAACAATTTGGAATGAATGG ACTACCCAATGCAGCTGAATCATTGGAAGAATCAATGAAGAGAGCTATGG ATGCAAAAGTAGGTTTAAAATCAGATAAGAATATTAACACCTATGAAGAAACTGATAAAGAGAAGaaagagaaaaaggcaaagaagaaaaagaaacataaaGAGGAAAAgagcaaaaagaaaaaaaggaaaagagAGAAAGAAGAAAACAGTGATGACCAATCGAAAATGGAAATTGAACCgaaaaagttaaagaaaagTTTATTGGTAAATGAAAACGACCAAGAGGGTGAAATTGAAAAGAAAACAGTAACTTGTTACCACGAAACTGTTACCAAACTTAAAGAAATCGAAAAATTATCGATTGgggagaaaaaaaataatgggaACTTATCAAAAACTGAAAATAGTGTAAAACAAGAGGAAAAGAATGTATTGTTAAATAGTTCTGTGATGCCAGGTGCAAATCAATGCGTAAAAACTGTTCAAAAAGGCActgatttaaaagttaatgacCAAAAAGTCGGAGAtagttatgaaaaaaatgaaaatggaaTACGAATTTCGAAACCGGAAATTTTAAGTCCTGTCCCTGCTGTTAAAAGTGATTCAAATACTTCAGAAACACAGAAAACTGCTGTAAATTGCCCTGTGGAAAAATTACAAGAAATAACAGCTGCTAAATCAAGTTCTGCGCAAGAATTAAAGACAACTATTAAAATACATGACAGCAATAATGTTTCTGAAGCAAAAGTTgggaaaaataatcaaaaaactGACCTAAAAGGTGAAATATCTAGTCAGAAAAATGAAGATTCAAATAAAGGAGGGACAGCAGAAGAAAACGGTCACGCTCAAG ATCAAGATCTAGAAAACACAGAAGAAGATCACATTCAAGATCAAG GTCAAGGTCTCCAAGACACAGAAGACACCACCATAGACATAGACATCATAGATCAAG ATCAAGAGATCAACACCGAAACAGTTCATCATCAAGATATAGAAGAAAagaaaa ATCGCCCAAAATATCTAAAGAAGACAAAGTCAAACTGCTTGAAATTGCAAAAGCAAACGTATTAG
- the LOC100182092 gene encoding ras association domain-containing protein 8-like isoform X1, whose translation MELKVWVDGIQRVVCGINEQTTVQEVVIALAQATGRTGRYTLVEQWRGTEKMLPPTERPLQVLSNFGDRSPSVQFILRRTGASSVSSHNDDESVVTPERTGYRQSLPPQMKHRQKNDAVLNRKEPKRKSLTIIGSANSSDSIQKPRVGENKFKFPEVEIKKPVLNVVSNNNNNNTATKKKPLMPPSFRMEGLPSKKEPFTPPPSSAAQGDVQKSPAKSRPDLSYSAKKKALIPPAFRKDDMGPLQGANSPPMLPGQRTSTSSNNTLTGTLQKPRKWSESKTIAVPVNSPPPVKVKTPDIERARSDFTNLVLEQNGHIKEQTTTLNSLSNELEKFQETLEKKDKTSLQTKREIEELEKQIERNESDLFSEKLLEGLLDEEKDKGVLLRKQSENYQTEIDTMNSSIRELEEKFKFLNEEIVQATKEKTLKAKSAAAVFRNKEMNNNIHQINGDLRKIAVELKKVQTGLRNTEEANEMKMMQLETLNRELRQVNLQQFIRQTGSKVTVLPSDSEKGGSRSNVNEFPLPPLEFETQIPTHPAPGLPSGDSGGVWV comes from the exons ATGGAATTAAAGGTCTGGGTAGACGGTATACAACGTGTGGTATGCGGAATAAATGAACAAACCACTGTACAAGAGGTTGTGATTGCCCTAGCTCAAGCTACAG GGCGCACTGGTCGTTACACACTTGTTGAGCAATGGAGAGGCACAGAAAAAATGCTACCTCCAACAGAAAGACCCTTACAG GTTTTATCGAATTTTGGCGACCGCAGTCCCAGTGTTCAGTTTATTTTACGACGAACCGGCGCgagcagtgtttccagtcaTAACGATGATGAAAGTGTTGTCACGCCTGAACGCACAGGATACAG GCAAAGCCTCCCACCCCAAATGAAACATCGGCAAAAAAATGATgctgttttaaatagaaaagaaCCGAAACGAAAATCCCTAACAATAATAG GTTCAGCCAACTCAAGTGACTCAATCCAAAAGCCCAGAGTtggagaaaataaatttaaatttcccgAAGTCGAAATAAAAAAGCCTGTATTGAACGTAGTCtcaaataacaacaataacaatactGCTACAAAGAAAAAGCCACTAATGCCACCTTCGTTCCGAATGGAAGGCCTGCCATCAAAAAAGGAACCTTTTACACCACCCCCTAGCAGCGCCGCTCAAGGGGATGTGCAAAAGTCACCGGCTAAGTCAAGACCAGATTTATCCTACAGTGCGAAGAAAAAAGCGTTAATACCGCCTGCTTTTCGAAAAGACGATATGGGCCCATTACAAGGGGCTAACAGTCCGCCCATGCTGCCTGGGCAGAGAACAAGTACTAGCAGTAATAACACCTTAACTGGGACTCTACAAAAGCCTCGAAAATGGTCAGAGTCGAAAACAATAGCAGTACCAGTCAACTCCCCTCCCCcagttaaagtaaaaacaccAGACATAGAAAGAGCTCGCTCGGATTTCACGAATCTCGTACTTGAACAGAATGGGCATATTAAAGAGCAAACCACTACTCTTAACTCGCTTTCTAATGAACTGGAAAAATTTCAAGAAACTTtggaaaaaaaagataaaacctCACTGCAGACTAAG AGAGAAATTGAAGAATTGGAAAAACAAATAGAAAGAAATGAATCCGATTTGTTCAGCGAAAAATTACTCGAAGGTTTATTGGATGAAGAAAAAGACAAAG GTGTACTCTTAAGAAAGCAGAGCGAAAATTACCAAACAGAAATTGACACAATGAATTCTAGCATAAGGGAATTGGAAGAGAAATTTAAATTCCTCAATGAG GAAATTGTTCAAGCCACAAAAGAAAAAACCCTTAAAGCAAAGTCCGCAGCCGCGGTGTTCAG aaataaagaaatgaataaCAACATACACCAAATAAATGGGGACCTCAGAAAAATCGCTGTCGAGTTAAAAAAGGTCCAAACTGGATTGCGCAATACAGAAGAAG CAAATGAGATGAAAATGATgcaactggaaacactgaacAGAGAACTGCGTCAAGTTAACCTTCAGCAGTTTATTCGGCAAACAGGGTCAAAGGTTACAGTGTTGCCCTCTGACTCCGAAAAAG GTGGTAGTCGAAGCAATGTAAATGAGTTCCCACTCCCACCCCTGGAGTTTGAAACCCAGATTCCGACACACCCCGCTCCAGGGCTACCTTCTGGGGATTCCGGAGGTGTATGGGTGTAG
- the LOC100182092 gene encoding ras association domain-containing protein 8-like isoform X2: MELKVWVDGIQRVVCGINEQTTVQEVVIALAQATGRTGRYTLVEQWRGTEKMLPPTERPLQVLSNFGDRSPSVQFILRRTGASSVSSHNDDESVVTPERTGYRQSLPPQMKHRQKNDAVLNRKEPKRKSLTIIGSANSSDSIQKPRVGENKFKFPEVEIKKPVLNVVSNNNNNNTATKKKPLMPPSFRMEGLPSKKEPFTPPPSSAAQGDVQKSPAKSRPDLSYSAKKKALIPPAFRKDDMGPLQGANSPPMLPGQRTSTSSNNTLTGTLQKPRKWSESKTIAVPVNSPPPVKVKTPDIERARSDFTNLVLEQNGHIKEQTTTLNSLSNELEKFQETLEKKDKTSLQTKREIEELEKQIERNESDLFSEKLLEGLLDEEKDKGVLLRKQSENYQTEIDTMNSSIRELEEKFKFLNEEIVQATKEKTLKAKSAAAVFRNKEMNNNIHQINGDLRKIAVELKKVQTGLRNTEEANEMKMMQLETLNRELRQVNLQQFIRQTGSKVTVLPSDSEKVVVEAM; encoded by the exons ATGGAATTAAAGGTCTGGGTAGACGGTATACAACGTGTGGTATGCGGAATAAATGAACAAACCACTGTACAAGAGGTTGTGATTGCCCTAGCTCAAGCTACAG GGCGCACTGGTCGTTACACACTTGTTGAGCAATGGAGAGGCACAGAAAAAATGCTACCTCCAACAGAAAGACCCTTACAG GTTTTATCGAATTTTGGCGACCGCAGTCCCAGTGTTCAGTTTATTTTACGACGAACCGGCGCgagcagtgtttccagtcaTAACGATGATGAAAGTGTTGTCACGCCTGAACGCACAGGATACAG GCAAAGCCTCCCACCCCAAATGAAACATCGGCAAAAAAATGATgctgttttaaatagaaaagaaCCGAAACGAAAATCCCTAACAATAATAG GTTCAGCCAACTCAAGTGACTCAATCCAAAAGCCCAGAGTtggagaaaataaatttaaatttcccgAAGTCGAAATAAAAAAGCCTGTATTGAACGTAGTCtcaaataacaacaataacaatactGCTACAAAGAAAAAGCCACTAATGCCACCTTCGTTCCGAATGGAAGGCCTGCCATCAAAAAAGGAACCTTTTACACCACCCCCTAGCAGCGCCGCTCAAGGGGATGTGCAAAAGTCACCGGCTAAGTCAAGACCAGATTTATCCTACAGTGCGAAGAAAAAAGCGTTAATACCGCCTGCTTTTCGAAAAGACGATATGGGCCCATTACAAGGGGCTAACAGTCCGCCCATGCTGCCTGGGCAGAGAACAAGTACTAGCAGTAATAACACCTTAACTGGGACTCTACAAAAGCCTCGAAAATGGTCAGAGTCGAAAACAATAGCAGTACCAGTCAACTCCCCTCCCCcagttaaagtaaaaacaccAGACATAGAAAGAGCTCGCTCGGATTTCACGAATCTCGTACTTGAACAGAATGGGCATATTAAAGAGCAAACCACTACTCTTAACTCGCTTTCTAATGAACTGGAAAAATTTCAAGAAACTTtggaaaaaaaagataaaacctCACTGCAGACTAAG AGAGAAATTGAAGAATTGGAAAAACAAATAGAAAGAAATGAATCCGATTTGTTCAGCGAAAAATTACTCGAAGGTTTATTGGATGAAGAAAAAGACAAAG GTGTACTCTTAAGAAAGCAGAGCGAAAATTACCAAACAGAAATTGACACAATGAATTCTAGCATAAGGGAATTGGAAGAGAAATTTAAATTCCTCAATGAG GAAATTGTTCAAGCCACAAAAGAAAAAACCCTTAAAGCAAAGTCCGCAGCCGCGGTGTTCAG aaataaagaaatgaataaCAACATACACCAAATAAATGGGGACCTCAGAAAAATCGCTGTCGAGTTAAAAAAGGTCCAAACTGGATTGCGCAATACAGAAGAAG CAAATGAGATGAAAATGATgcaactggaaacactgaacAGAGAACTGCGTCAAGTTAACCTTCAGCAGTTTATTCGGCAAACAGGGTCAAAGGTTACAGTGTTGCCCTCTGACTCCGAAA agGTGGTAGTCGAAGCAATGTAA
- the LOC104266553 gene encoding serine/arginine repetitive matrix protein 1-like, whose translation MAIPLAVGALLSYLISHVFISLFESAVGAVFVCYLEDTSINKGDKLSPYFGKKRFFRSLQNALNETTTATAPPYTKHHYDADPEKKMNRAQKMQMLREMNGEYERMEQGEDDDRELNPTDPSSIFLLMPKKAANQTPGNHDYDDVYETGYDIAEMFEENIEDLEEERQKKKKDKTKDKEKKEKSGEKKNDKNKKDKQKNGKSDKKKNDKSDKQKSEAKKQTGKKTNEKDKTKSTDKNNMKKSEKKTEKNGKTKADSAKKGGKTPDKKPKGRSAKQGDSAKPKKKTDSAKNKPKTGKPPKRPPPPKKVATSKNKSKPAKPKAGGIMNTKNGNVSKAKGKPKVKFDQNPTKSVKKPKMGKNQSFKKPGMLKTAKPQKMKLPKMGKAPKGRMKAPGKLPKMGKFPKMGKGPKMGKFPKMGKGPKMGKFPKMGKFPKMGKFPKRKAPKIPKLPKIGKMKGIGKMKHPKIPKIKMPGMKMKRGGLRGMGKLGAADIADGVGGAVNIADGLLQLTGKKEGATSALQNAAFGTRNRSKATALASHVVANRLDFIENGECSNWKFAVATKDLIWGGKEVLENVDRQWDEAEGK comes from the exons atggctatCCCTCTTGCTGTTGGAGCTCTTCTGTCCTACCTTATTTCTCACGTCTTCATTTCACTATTTGAGTCAGCAGTTGG cgCTGTGTTTGTGTGCTACTTGGAAGACACCTCAATTAACAAAGGAGATAAATTATCTCCatattttggaaaaaagaGATTTTTTCGAAGTTTACAAAACGCGCTGAATGAAACAACTACTGCAACtg ctcCTCCATACACCAAACATCATTACGACGCTGATCCTGAAAAGAAGATGAACCGAGCACAGAAGATGCAGATGCTTAGAGAGATGAACGGGGAGTATGAGAGGATGGAGCAGGGGGAAGA TGATGACCGGGAATTAAACCCAACCGATCCATCTTCAATATTTCTTCTCATGCCGAAAAAGGCAGCCAATCAGACGCCTGGAAATCATGATTACGACGATGTTTACGAAACAGGATATGACATCGCTGAAATGTTTGAAGAAAATATTGAA GATTTGGAAGAGGAaagacagaaaaaaaagaaagacaaaacaaaagataaagaaaaaaaagaaaaatcaggGGAGaagaaaaatgataaaaataaaaaagacaaacaaaaaaacggaAAATCGGACAAGAAGAAAAATGACAAATCGgacaaacaaaaaagtgaagcaaaaaaacagactggtaaaaaaacaaatgaaaaagacaaaacaaaatcaacagACAAGAATAAcatgaaaaaaagtgaaaagaaaacagaaaaaaatgggaaaacaAAAG cTGACTCAGCAAAAAAAGGTGGAAAAACCCCCGATAAGAAACCAAAAGGAAGATCCGCAAAACAAGGCGACTCAGCAAAACCGAAAAAGAAGACTGACTCAGCAAAAAATAAACCCAAAACAGGAAAACCCCCTAAAAGACCCCCACCCCCTAAAAAAGTTGCGAcgagtaaaaataaatcaaaacctGCTAAACCAAAGGcag GTGGAATAATGAACACGAAAAATGGCAACGTTTCTAAGGCAAAAGGAAAGCCAAAAGTCAAGTTTGACCAAAATCCAACGAAAAGTGTAAAGAAACCAAAAATGggaaaaaatcaaagtttcaaaaaacctGGGATGCTTAAAACAGCAAAGccacaaaaaatgaaactgcCAAAGATGGGGAAAGCCCCTAAAGGCAGAATGAAAGCGCCAGGAAAACTACCGAAAATGGGAAAGTTTCCAAAAATGGGAAAAGGACCAAAAATGGGAAAATTTCCCAAAATGGGAAAAGGACCCAAAATGGGAAAATTTCCCAAGATGGgaaaatttccaaaaatgGGAAAATTCCCAAAAAGAAAAGCTCCAAAAATCCCGAAATTACCAAAAATCGGGAAAATGAAAGGCATTGGCAAAATGAAACATCCCAAAATTCCCAAAATCAAAATGCCGggaatgaaaatgaaaagggGGGGTCTAAGGGGAATGGGCAAATTAGGAGCTGCTGATATTGCAGATGGCGTAGGAGGGGCTGTAAATATAGCTGACGGTCTTTTACAGCTGACAGGTAAAAAAGAAGGTGCCACAAGCGCGTTACAAAACGCCGCTTTCGGGACGAGAAATCGGTCAAAAGCCACAGCCCTTGCCAGCCACGTTGTAGCTAATAGATTGGATTTTATCGAAAACGGTGAATGTAGTAACTGGAAGTTTGCTGTGGCTACTAAGGATTTAATTTGGGGAGGTAAAGAAGTTTTGGAAAATGTGGATAGACAATGGGATGAAGCAGAaggaaaataa